A window from Leptothermofonsia sichuanensis E412 encodes these proteins:
- a CDS encoding sensor histidine kinase: protein MVQQKEPNAQYDKQLVSLGRVLQTLREEENSDVLIDTVLNHLRAEFDYDLIWIGLYDRLEHRLYGKGGTTPSGEVGLLKQRFALNPGDILEQVVIQQRPLAVPDLREEIRAGEWRRVAQSYNIQGTVVFPIRYKDRCYGVTLLGTPHWGVAPKTDEKARLSMVLGGLGTALYQIEVEWQRQQTKRPDQPLLALLTKLRSLPGLGARLEAIVEETHQFIHPHRTSVYWFERERRYFWRRVGNRQKATGFSEANQPASGITVQEVSGFYQALLSDQIVSIGEAHSSLKADTTSRLMQQIRARSLLAAPILFQNELLGFLAVEGTEPRIWEDEEKNYVRGAAQIVALIAPLDEMEQSIDQIRMDQALTAEIAHSIYSDDDWKATLKMSADQLCKRLRAERFLVLVYDRDQARFEICYQSQPSNRRHLSTPLDALNETDYNLLEKSLEPVGLENLDGDLRLLAWRDRLLELGVRAMLLCHTSIGQPLEGIVVICHETPRTWSRNERDLVRVVSQQIGLILHQWQLQKQNEHQQKIMQTIQWGLTMLQQTPQLEVLERSALQQISQVLQVPLIALITWLPGQETAYIRNAVITNDRFGINLDQEIPIHTDVLVRWTLKSDGLLSLPIEDIPFDTRQWLSGLGIGQVLTLTLRTAPEHEPTGIVVVADVADRHWSERYLSAFGTLVSQLAWSRRYLNLTLTFSTQREELEQLNWYKHRRLEELYRALTTSLQRLNQLGNPKDPLFSTRQQQALKQLTESIGTLPQLIQEELWHTRISTQTISLITLLKRALERVDTLIKQRQLWSQVHNETNLTIQGDVVKMELVIYELLLIACERSQSGSRIDIWCRQIDNRWLEISITDNGNVDPQLFQELESGRMMDVLAPSLLDYPPGLHLLICQTLMKQIGGEFNLYKLEDNRILSRLVLPLAGTNRSGTTKPQ, encoded by the coding sequence ATGGTTCAACAGAAAGAGCCAAACGCCCAATATGATAAACAGTTAGTCTCCCTGGGACGTGTTCTGCAAACCCTGCGGGAAGAAGAAAATTCCGACGTTCTGATCGATACCGTTTTAAATCATCTCCGGGCAGAATTTGACTATGACCTGATCTGGATCGGGCTTTATGACCGACTGGAGCATCGGCTCTATGGGAAAGGGGGAACTACGCCTTCAGGAGAGGTGGGGCTGCTTAAACAACGGTTTGCCCTCAATCCCGGTGACATTTTAGAGCAAGTTGTTATTCAGCAGCGCCCCCTGGCCGTTCCCGATCTACGGGAAGAGATCCGGGCGGGGGAGTGGCGCAGGGTAGCCCAGAGTTACAACATCCAGGGCACGGTCGTTTTTCCAATTCGCTATAAAGACCGCTGCTATGGGGTCACGTTATTAGGCACCCCCCATTGGGGAGTGGCTCCCAAAACCGATGAAAAAGCTCGCCTATCCATGGTTCTGGGAGGACTGGGAACGGCACTTTACCAAATTGAAGTCGAGTGGCAACGACAGCAGACCAAACGCCCGGACCAGCCTCTGCTGGCATTGTTAACGAAGTTGCGATCGCTTCCAGGACTGGGAGCGCGGCTGGAAGCGATTGTAGAAGAAACCCACCAGTTTATTCATCCCCATCGCACCAGCGTTTACTGGTTTGAGCGAGAACGACGCTACTTCTGGCGCAGAGTCGGCAATCGCCAAAAAGCAACGGGGTTTAGCGAGGCGAACCAGCCTGCCTCTGGAATCACTGTGCAGGAGGTCAGCGGCTTTTACCAGGCCTTACTTTCCGATCAAATTGTCTCCATTGGCGAAGCCCACAGTTCTCTCAAGGCAGATACCACCAGTCGATTAATGCAGCAAATTCGGGCGCGATCGCTGCTGGCAGCTCCCATTCTGTTTCAGAACGAACTTCTGGGGTTTCTGGCAGTGGAAGGCACCGAACCTCGCATCTGGGAGGATGAAGAGAAAAACTATGTCCGGGGAGCCGCCCAGATTGTAGCCCTGATTGCCCCCCTGGACGAGATGGAACAATCGATTGACCAGATTCGGATGGATCAGGCATTGACTGCCGAAATTGCCCATTCCATCTACAGTGACGATGACTGGAAGGCAACCCTGAAAATGTCCGCTGACCAGCTTTGTAAACGGCTGAGAGCCGAGCGTTTTCTGGTACTGGTCTATGACCGGGATCAGGCCAGGTTTGAAATTTGCTATCAAAGTCAGCCCAGTAACCGCCGACATTTGAGTACCCCCCTGGATGCCTTAAATGAGACGGATTACAACTTACTGGAAAAAAGTCTGGAACCTGTCGGGCTGGAAAATCTGGATGGGGATCTGCGCTTGCTGGCATGGCGCGATCGCCTGTTAGAACTGGGAGTCCGGGCAATGCTACTGTGCCACACCTCAATTGGGCAACCCCTGGAAGGAATCGTAGTGATTTGCCATGAAACCCCCCGCACCTGGAGCCGCAACGAACGGGATCTGGTCAGGGTCGTTAGCCAGCAAATTGGCTTGATCCTGCATCAGTGGCAGTTGCAGAAACAGAACGAGCATCAGCAAAAAATTATGCAGACGATTCAGTGGGGGCTGACCATGCTCCAGCAAACTCCCCAGCTTGAGGTTCTGGAACGGTCTGCACTCCAGCAAATTTCCCAGGTGCTTCAGGTCCCCCTGATTGCCCTCATCACCTGGCTTCCTGGGCAGGAAACAGCTTATATCAGAAATGCAGTCATCACCAACGATCGCTTTGGGATCAACCTGGATCAGGAGATTCCAATCCATACCGATGTCCTGGTGCGGTGGACACTGAAAAGCGATGGTCTTCTATCATTGCCCATTGAGGATATCCCGTTTGACACCCGCCAGTGGCTTTCCGGGCTGGGGATTGGTCAGGTGTTGACCCTGACACTGCGCACTGCACCAGAACACGAACCCACAGGGATCGTAGTGGTGGCGGATGTTGCTGATCGCCACTGGTCAGAGCGCTACCTAAGTGCATTTGGCACGCTGGTCAGCCAGCTTGCCTGGTCCCGTCGCTATCTCAACCTGACCCTCACCTTCTCGACCCAACGAGAGGAACTGGAACAACTGAACTGGTATAAACATCGTCGGTTGGAAGAGCTATATCGAGCGTTGACCACCAGCCTGCAACGGCTAAATCAGTTGGGCAATCCAAAAGATCCCCTGTTCAGCACTCGCCAGCAACAGGCACTGAAGCAACTGACAGAATCCATCGGCACGCTGCCCCAACTGATTCAGGAAGAACTGTGGCACACTCGCATCTCCACCCAAACCATTTCTCTGATCACGTTATTAAAGCGGGCATTGGAGCGGGTAGATACCCTGATTAAACAACGCCAACTCTGGTCCCAGGTCCACAATGAAACCAACCTGACGATCCAGGGCGATGTGGTCAAAATGGAACTGGTAATCTACGAACTGCTGTTAATCGCCTGTGAGCGATCGCAGTCTGGTAGCCGGATCGATATCTGGTGCCGCCAGATTGACAATCGCTGGCTGGAAATCTCAATTACTGACAATGGAAACGTGGATCCCCAGTTGTTCCAGGAACTTGAATCTGGACGGATGATGGACGTACTGGCACCATCGTTGCTGGATTATCCCCCCGGTTTGCATCTGTTGATTTGCCAGACGCTGATGAAGCAAATTGGAGGCGAGTTTAATCTCTACAAACTGGAGGACAATCGCATCCTCAGCCGTCTGGTTCTTCCCCTGGCAGGTACGAATCGTTCGGGAACGACTAAGCCCCAGTGA
- a CDS encoding quinone-dependent dihydroorotate dehydrogenase, giving the protein MDIYRAAIRPILFSGFNTDPEWLHQQSLTILGWLDRNRDRLPNPWICNQLRQTYRCSDSRLAQTLWGLHFPNPIGLAAGFDKDGVASGIWADLGFGFAELGTVTLKAQPGNPRPRLFRLPLDRAALNRMGFNNQGAEAMAARLKARWGNRVENREPGTDGSSPTADFSSLSPLSSLLSPLSSPLGINLGKSKVTPLEEAAADYLGSFKQLKDWGDYFVVNVSSPNTPGLRSLQATENLEPILSTLQTENQGQKPLLLKIAPDLAWEEIAAVLDLAQKYHLAGIIATNTTIARDGLKTAILKATGNPIQEEPGGISGAPLRQRSTEVIRFIYQKTRGQLPIIGVGGIFTPADAWEKITAGASLIQVYTGWIYEGPWMVREILTGLLQKLEERGMGAIAEAVGKEA; this is encoded by the coding sequence ATGGATATTTATCGGGCTGCTATTCGTCCAATTCTATTCTCCGGATTCAATACCGATCCGGAGTGGCTTCACCAACAATCGTTAACGATCCTGGGCTGGCTTGATCGCAATCGCGATCGCCTCCCCAATCCCTGGATCTGCAACCAGCTACGGCAGACGTACAGATGTTCCGATTCCCGTCTGGCACAAACCCTCTGGGGACTCCATTTCCCCAACCCAATTGGACTGGCTGCCGGGTTTGATAAAGATGGAGTTGCCTCTGGCATCTGGGCTGACCTGGGATTTGGGTTTGCCGAATTGGGCACCGTCACCCTGAAAGCGCAACCGGGTAACCCCCGTCCCCGTTTGTTTCGTCTGCCCCTGGATCGAGCGGCACTCAACCGGATGGGATTTAACAATCAGGGAGCAGAGGCGATGGCAGCAAGGTTGAAGGCACGGTGGGGAAACCGGGTAGAGAACCGGGAACCGGGAACCGATGGCTCCTCCCCAACCGCCGACTTCTCTTCCCTCTCTCCTCTCTCCTCTCTCCTCTCTCCTCTCTCCTCTCCCCTTGGCATCAACCTGGGCAAATCTAAAGTTACCCCTCTGGAGGAAGCCGCGGCAGATTATCTGGGTAGTTTTAAGCAGCTAAAAGACTGGGGTGATTATTTCGTGGTCAACGTGAGTTCGCCCAACACACCAGGATTGCGATCGCTGCAAGCCACTGAAAACCTGGAACCCATCTTAAGCACACTCCAGACAGAAAACCAGGGACAGAAACCTCTGCTGCTCAAGATTGCACCCGATTTAGCCTGGGAGGAAATTGCAGCCGTTCTTGACCTGGCCCAGAAATACCATCTGGCGGGCATTATCGCCACCAACACCACCATTGCCCGGGATGGACTCAAAACTGCCATCCTGAAAGCAACAGGCAACCCTATCCAGGAGGAACCTGGTGGCATCAGTGGCGCACCCCTGCGCCAGCGCTCTACAGAAGTCATTCGCTTTATCTATCAGAAAACCCGGGGTCAACTACCAATCATCGGCGTTGGGGGCATTTTTACGCCCGCAGATGCCTGGGAAAAAATCACGGCTGGTGCCAGCCTGATCCAGGTCTACACGGGCTGGATTTATGAAGGACCCTGGATGGTGCGGGAAATTCTGACAGGACTGTTGCAGAAACTGGAGGAACGAGGCATGGGCGCGATCGCAGAAGCGGTTGGGAAGGAGGCGTAA
- a CDS encoding DUF3352 domain-containing protein, whose amino-acid sequence MKLRSFYSILTSVVVVLLLVAVGGFFWLFSQSPLNLLNTGEGATPAAAMFVPKQAPAMASLMVNPDQLEAFRLVVANPGDRRRVRAELNQIKQGLLATTGLSYEQDVKPWLGNEITLAVTTLDIDRDAANGRQPGYLLAIATKAPERSREFLQLFWQKRAIGGTDLVFEQYKGVKLIYGSGAEESASQEPREETGEQKGKGSQPTQNAKCKTTPLSSPLPSPASPVSASLASAAVGDRFILFASHPKVLRDAINNVQASDLSLTSASFYEQALDTLTQPRIGLAFINLPGLSAWLAEETTMSGKKTARTGAVPSESSPFDSAQSGSGKSGLPPAYQTMAIALELDRQGLLAETALSGNQKTQVSATLAQPVGALQYIPAGIRFSASGLNLDRLWSGLSADLKSYETVAQLVNQPLADLQQRWQIDLPKDVFSWVKGEYALGLIPDSHALPAGQAKTKDRTTPVSADDTWIFVAQRSDTGLAKQGIEHLDEIARKQGLSVGPLKLGEQTVYAWTRLTTGSAARDTSTLALQAEVRGVHGTVGNYEVFTNSIASMGQVLKAPEASLARDARFQQAIAPLLQPNNGYLYIDWAASQPWLEERFPLLKLVELSAQPLFRHLESLTVSSYGSQSGVQRGGVFVKLAQ is encoded by the coding sequence ATGAAGCTCCGTTCGTTTTACTCAATTCTGACCAGTGTGGTGGTTGTACTACTGCTCGTTGCGGTGGGTGGCTTTTTCTGGCTGTTCTCTCAAAGCCCGTTGAATTTGCTGAACACAGGGGAAGGCGCGACACCAGCGGCGGCCATGTTTGTGCCCAAACAGGCACCCGCGATGGCATCGCTGATGGTCAACCCGGATCAGTTGGAGGCATTTCGGCTGGTGGTAGCGAATCCCGGCGACCGGCGACGGGTACGGGCAGAGTTGAATCAGATCAAACAGGGGCTGCTGGCAACCACCGGGTTGAGTTATGAACAGGATGTCAAACCCTGGTTGGGCAATGAAATAACCTTGGCCGTCACGACCCTGGATATTGACCGAGATGCAGCCAACGGACGCCAGCCTGGATACCTGCTGGCGATCGCCACGAAAGCGCCAGAGCGTTCCCGTGAGTTTCTCCAACTTTTCTGGCAGAAACGGGCAATCGGTGGCACGGATCTGGTGTTTGAGCAATATAAGGGCGTCAAGCTAATCTATGGTAGTGGCGCAGAAGAATCCGCGAGTCAGGAGCCACGCGAGGAAACAGGAGAGCAGAAGGGCAAGGGCAGCCAGCCAACCCAAAACGCAAAATGCAAAACCACCCCGCTCTCCTCACCCCTCCCTTCTCCCGCCTCTCCTGTCTCTGCTTCCCTCGCCAGTGCGGCGGTGGGCGATCGCTTCATCCTGTTTGCCAGTCATCCTAAAGTTCTGCGAGATGCGATTAATAATGTGCAGGCGAGCGATCTGAGCCTGACCAGTGCAAGTTTTTATGAACAGGCACTCGATACCCTGACTCAGCCGCGGATTGGGCTGGCTTTCATCAATTTGCCCGGGCTTTCTGCCTGGCTGGCTGAGGAGACAACTATGTCGGGTAAAAAAACAGCCAGAACTGGCGCTGTCCCATCGGAATCCAGTCCGTTCGATTCTGCTCAGTCGGGTTCCGGTAAATCAGGATTGCCGCCCGCTTACCAGACCATGGCGATCGCCCTGGAACTTGATCGGCAGGGGCTTCTGGCAGAAACCGCACTGTCAGGCAATCAAAAGACCCAGGTTTCAGCGACCTTAGCCCAACCAGTCGGCGCTTTACAATACATCCCTGCTGGCATTAGATTCTCGGCATCTGGGCTTAATCTCGACCGCCTCTGGTCAGGGCTTTCAGCCGACCTGAAGAGCTACGAAACAGTAGCTCAACTTGTGAATCAGCCCTTAGCCGATCTTCAACAACGCTGGCAGATAGACCTGCCGAAAGATGTGTTTAGCTGGGTCAAGGGTGAGTATGCTTTGGGGCTGATTCCAGATTCCCACGCACTCCCAGCAGGACAGGCAAAGACCAAAGATAGGACGACGCCTGTTTCAGCGGATGATACCTGGATATTTGTTGCCCAGCGTTCTGATACAGGTCTGGCAAAGCAGGGAATTGAGCATCTGGACGAAATTGCTCGCAAGCAGGGTTTGAGTGTGGGTCCCCTTAAGCTGGGTGAACAAACCGTATATGCCTGGACCCGTCTGACCACAGGTTCGGCTGCCAGAGACACCTCAACCCTGGCATTGCAGGCAGAGGTCAGAGGCGTTCATGGGACGGTTGGCAACTACGAAGTCTTCACCAATTCCATTGCCTCAATGGGGCAGGTGCTGAAAGCTCCAGAAGCTTCCTTAGCCAGAGATGCCCGCTTTCAACAGGCGATCGCCCCCCTCCTCCAGCCCAACAACGGCTATCTCTACATCGATTGGGCAGCCAGCCAACCCTGGCTGGAAGAACGCTTCCCTCTCCTGAAACTGGTTGAACTCTCCGCGCAACCCCTGTTCAGGCATCTGGAATCCTTAACCGTAAGTAGCTATGGCAGTCAGTCAGGCGTACAGCGGGGAGGGGTCTTTGTTAAGCTGGCGCAGTGA
- a CDS encoding GspE/PulE family protein → MKSTASALSVWQKLKKREITCEAALNLLVDQDGMVTLGLLDAEVSYRFLREFPDRSTLPPLLPLLLWRNCFYLGSPVTVAPEVIRQLSDRTFTEIKIIPISDKSYRAWHRAQNLNCNQISAQPFINPLTGELEQEDIGEVTKELLSKAADQIGRIKTIISGALRNRASDIHLEPTLEGLRVRYRIDGILRDITTLPPEISRRAIVALKVMADMDIAESRRPQDARLGESYASGQSTDLGLDMRVSTLPCVGGEKAVIRLLPRQNPFSSMDELGFSKHTLEIYKGWLQQPQGMVIFTGPTGSGKTSTLYTSLQTVATEYVNVVTVEDPVEYILPRITQTQVHEPAGMTFAAGLRAILRQDPDIIMLGEIRDHETAETAVRAALTGHLVLTTLHTNDAVSAIPRLKDIGPDPGLISDALLGIVAQRLVRKICPHCAEPYQPTEADLKVLGIEWEQANTGQWRRGKGCSRCFNSGFLGREAIIELLNVDDTIRHIIYEGTMTQLHRYLNESGFDSFRVAAIEKVTTGITTVQEVLRVLPYSAMRRKYLEESRSGHDETRSSHIKLINAT, encoded by the coding sequence ATGAAATCTACCGCATCTGCCCTTTCTGTCTGGCAAAAACTGAAGAAACGCGAGATTACCTGCGAAGCAGCACTCAATCTCCTGGTTGACCAGGATGGAATGGTTACCCTTGGGCTACTGGATGCCGAAGTGAGTTATCGGTTTCTGAGGGAATTTCCCGATCGCTCCACCCTGCCGCCCCTGCTTCCTCTACTGTTGTGGCGCAACTGTTTTTACCTGGGTAGTCCGGTAACGGTTGCACCAGAGGTAATTCGTCAGCTCAGCGATCGCACCTTCACTGAAATTAAAATCATCCCCATTTCTGACAAAAGTTACCGGGCCTGGCACCGCGCCCAGAACCTGAATTGTAACCAGATCAGTGCCCAACCCTTCATCAACCCACTGACTGGAGAACTGGAGCAGGAAGATATTGGTGAAGTCACGAAAGAACTGCTGTCCAAAGCAGCCGATCAGATCGGGCGGATTAAAACCATCATCTCTGGCGCTCTCCGCAACCGGGCCAGTGATATTCACCTGGAACCAACCCTGGAAGGGCTGCGAGTTCGCTACCGGATCGATGGCATTCTGCGAGATATCACAACCCTGCCGCCAGAAATTAGCCGACGGGCGATCGTGGCCCTGAAAGTCATGGCTGATATGGACATTGCTGAAAGTCGCCGCCCTCAAGATGCCCGCCTGGGTGAGAGCTACGCCAGCGGCCAGTCCACCGATCTGGGACTGGACATGCGGGTCAGCACCCTGCCCTGTGTCGGTGGCGAAAAAGCCGTAATCCGGCTTCTGCCCCGGCAAAACCCCTTCTCCAGCATGGATGAGCTGGGTTTCTCCAAACACACCCTGGAGATTTACAAAGGCTGGCTTCAGCAGCCCCAGGGCATGGTCATCTTTACAGGACCAACTGGCTCTGGCAAAACCAGTACCCTCTATACCAGTTTGCAAACTGTGGCGACGGAATATGTCAATGTGGTGACCGTAGAAGACCCGGTGGAATACATCCTGCCCCGCATTACCCAAACCCAGGTGCATGAACCAGCTGGCATGACCTTTGCGGCTGGACTGCGTGCGATTCTGCGGCAAGACCCGGACATCATCATGCTGGGCGAAATCCGCGACCATGAGACAGCAGAAACCGCTGTTCGGGCAGCACTCACCGGGCACCTGGTTCTGACGACCCTGCACACCAATGATGCCGTAAGCGCCATCCCCCGGCTGAAGGATATTGGCCCCGACCCCGGCTTAATCAGCGATGCTCTATTGGGAATTGTCGCCCAGCGTCTGGTGCGCAAGATCTGCCCCCATTGTGCCGAACCTTACCAGCCGACAGAAGCAGATTTGAAGGTATTGGGCATTGAATGGGAGCAGGCAAATACTGGACAGTGGCGACGGGGCAAAGGCTGCTCTCGCTGCTTCAATTCGGGTTTTTTAGGACGGGAGGCAATCATCGAACTGCTGAATGTGGATGATACCATCCGTCACATTATCTATGAAGGCACCATGACCCAACTTCATCGCTATCTGAATGAGAGTGGGTTTGACTCCTTCCGGGTTGCCGCGATTGAAAAGGTGACAACGGGGATTACTACTGTCCAGGAAGTCTTGCGGGTACTGCCCTACAGTGCCATGCGACGGAAGTATCTGGAAGAAAGCCGCAGTGGTCACGATGAGACCCGCAGCAGCCACATCAAGCTGATCAATGCGACCTAG
- a CDS encoding thioredoxin family protein, with translation MNRAVIKFSSEDCGICHKMSFYDQKVVEELGLQFIDVKMQDTSAYRKYRKILLAQYPDKEGMGWPTYLICDEPEGDNFKIIGEVKGGHPKGEFRNRLQAVLASTN, from the coding sequence ATGAATCGAGCAGTCATTAAGTTCTCTTCAGAAGATTGTGGAATCTGCCACAAAATGTCCTTTTATGACCAGAAGGTGGTGGAGGAACTTGGGCTTCAGTTCATTGACGTCAAAATGCAAGACACTTCAGCTTACCGAAAGTACCGCAAAATTTTGTTAGCCCAGTATCCAGATAAGGAAGGGATGGGCTGGCCCACTTACCTGATTTGCGATGAACCGGAGGGGGATAATTTCAAAATTATAGGAGAAGTTAAGGGTGGTCATCCTAAAGGAGAATTCAGAAACCGTTTACAGGCAGTCCTGGCGAGTACGAATTGA
- the leuS gene encoding leucine--tRNA ligase — MESRYHPAEIEEKWQKTWADQGLHQTVENANQPKFYALSMFPYPSGNLHMGHVRVYTIVDVIARVRRMQGYRVLNPMGWDAFGLPAENAAIERGIPPATWTYQNIDQMRQQLDQLGISFDWEREVTTCSPDYYQWTQWIFLQFFKAGLAYQKEATVNWDPIDQTVLANEQVDSEGKSWRSGAKVERKQLRQWFLKITDYAEQLLNDLDKLTGWPEKVRLMQANWIGKSTGAQVSFKANTGDEIVVFTTRPDTLWGATFMVLSPEHPLVEKLTTKKQAKRIQRYQAEAASKSDIDRTAEGREKTGVWTGSYAINPVNDEKIPIWIADYVLMDYGTGAIMAVPAHDQRDFEFAKTFDLPIKVVVQPPGEELSAETMTAAHAGDGVMVNSGPLDGIPAGKENGQSVEAAIAWLEQHGKGRGMANYRLRDWLISRQRYWGAPIPIIHCPQCGAVPVPDEDLPVKLPEDVEFSGRGPSPLAKLDSWINVPCPTCGTPAKRETDTMDTFIDSSWYFLRYPDARNQQQAFDPRKTNDWMPVDQYVGGIEHAILHLLYSRFFTKVLRDRGLLNFDEPFQRLLTQGMVQGRTYKNPRTGKYVVPMDITDFANPVDPETGEALEVVYEKMSKSKYNGVAPGDVIGKYGADTARMFILFKAPPEKDLEWDEADVEGQFRFLNRVWRLVTDFAGAGSSQPALGTKANQKKSESLTKDEKNLRRAIHTAIQAVTEDLDGEYQFNTAVSELMKLSNALTDAACKDSPVYAEGIESLLILLAPFAPHIAEELWSGLGHEDSIHRQSWLTVDPDALVADEITLVIQINGKTRGALQAPAQLSKEELEQFARESDIAQRYMEGKTIKKAIVVPGKLVNFVVG, encoded by the coding sequence GTGGAATCCCGTTATCATCCCGCTGAGATTGAGGAAAAGTGGCAAAAGACCTGGGCCGATCAGGGTCTGCATCAGACGGTCGAGAACGCCAACCAGCCCAAGTTTTATGCGCTATCCATGTTTCCCTATCCATCGGGCAACCTGCACATGGGGCATGTCCGCGTCTATACCATAGTGGATGTAATTGCGCGGGTCCGCCGGATGCAGGGCTACCGGGTTCTTAACCCAATGGGATGGGATGCCTTTGGCTTGCCTGCCGAAAATGCCGCGATCGAACGGGGCATTCCGCCTGCCACCTGGACCTATCAGAACATTGACCAAATGCGGCAACAGCTTGATCAGTTGGGCATCTCCTTTGACTGGGAGCGGGAGGTCACTACCTGTTCACCGGACTACTACCAGTGGACCCAGTGGATTTTCTTGCAATTTTTCAAGGCAGGTCTGGCTTATCAGAAGGAAGCCACGGTCAACTGGGACCCGATTGATCAGACAGTGCTGGCAAACGAACAGGTGGATAGTGAAGGTAAATCGTGGCGATCGGGGGCGAAGGTAGAACGCAAACAGTTGCGCCAGTGGTTCCTAAAGATTACGGACTATGCCGAACAGTTACTGAATGACCTGGACAAGCTCACTGGCTGGCCCGAAAAAGTGCGGTTAATGCAGGCAAACTGGATTGGCAAATCCACTGGAGCACAGGTCAGCTTTAAAGCAAACACGGGTGATGAAATCGTTGTTTTTACCACCCGTCCCGATACTCTCTGGGGGGCTACCTTTATGGTGCTGTCGCCAGAGCATCCCCTGGTGGAGAAGTTGACAACCAAAAAACAGGCAAAACGGATTCAGCGGTATCAGGCAGAAGCTGCCAGCAAGAGCGATATAGATCGCACTGCTGAAGGACGGGAAAAAACGGGCGTCTGGACAGGGAGCTATGCCATTAATCCAGTAAACGATGAGAAAATTCCCATCTGGATTGCTGACTATGTGCTAATGGACTACGGTACAGGGGCAATTATGGCGGTGCCTGCCCATGATCAGCGGGATTTTGAGTTTGCCAAAACTTTTGACCTGCCGATTAAAGTCGTGGTGCAACCTCCAGGGGAGGAGCTTTCTGCTGAAACCATGACTGCTGCCCATGCTGGGGATGGGGTCATGGTCAATTCTGGCCCCCTGGATGGGATACCCGCTGGCAAAGAGAACGGTCAGAGTGTGGAAGCTGCGATTGCCTGGTTGGAGCAGCATGGCAAAGGCCGGGGGATGGCCAATTATCGTCTGCGGGACTGGTTAATTTCTCGCCAGCGTTACTGGGGTGCCCCCATCCCCATCATCCATTGTCCTCAATGTGGTGCGGTTCCCGTTCCCGATGAAGATTTACCTGTGAAGTTGCCGGAAGACGTTGAGTTTTCTGGCAGAGGACCGTCCCCCCTGGCAAAACTGGATAGCTGGATAAATGTTCCCTGTCCCACCTGTGGTACGCCAGCAAAGCGGGAAACCGACACAATGGATACGTTTATCGATTCCTCCTGGTACTTTTTGCGCTACCCCGATGCCAGAAATCAGCAGCAGGCGTTTGATCCCCGTAAGACCAATGACTGGATGCCTGTGGATCAGTATGTAGGTGGGATTGAACACGCCATTTTGCATCTGCTCTATTCCCGCTTTTTTACCAAGGTGCTGCGCGATCGCGGGCTGCTCAACTTTGATGAACCCTTCCAGCGGTTGTTGACCCAGGGAATGGTGCAGGGCAGAACCTATAAAAATCCCCGCACGGGCAAGTACGTGGTGCCGATGGACATTACAGACTTTGCCAATCCAGTAGACCCGGAGACGGGCGAAGCTCTGGAAGTCGTGTACGAAAAAATGTCCAAATCCAAGTACAACGGAGTGGCACCGGGGGATGTGATCGGCAAGTACGGTGCTGATACGGCCCGCATGTTCATCCTGTTCAAAGCTCCACCCGAAAAGGATCTGGAGTGGGACGAGGCGGATGTGGAAGGGCAGTTTCGCTTTCTGAACCGGGTCTGGCGGTTAGTCACCGACTTTGCTGGAGCGGGTTCATCCCAACCAGCCCTTGGGACAAAAGCCAACCAGAAAAAGTCAGAATCCTTAACTAAAGATGAGAAGAACCTGCGACGGGCAATCCACACGGCGATTCAGGCGGTAACTGAAGACCTGGACGGCGAGTACCAGTTCAACACGGCAGTCTCAGAGTTGATGAAGTTGAGCAATGCACTGACCGATGCTGCCTGCAAAGATTCACCTGTTTATGCAGAGGGGATTGAGTCACTGTTAATCTTGCTGGCTCCCTTTGCTCCCCACATTGCAGAAGAACTCTGGTCAGGATTGGGGCATGAGGATTCAATCCACCGCCAGTCCTGGTTAACGGTAGATCCGGATGCGCTGGTGGCGGATGAAATTACCCTCGTCATTCAGATCAACGGTAAAACGCGGGGAGCGCTTCAGGCACCGGCCCAACTGAGCAAAGAAGAGTTGGAACAGTTTGCCCGGGAATCGGACATTGCCCAGCGGTACATGGAAGGGAAGACGATTAAGAAGGCAATCGTTGTTCCTGGTAAATTAGTCAACTTTGTAGTTGGCTAA